A region of Myxococcus stipitatus DSM 14675 DNA encodes the following proteins:
- a CDS encoding MlaD family protein — translation MSLFTSTSNERRLAIRTGLFVAMGLVVAGVVVFFIGQESRLFQQQVTYRVFLPNVQGLSDKSPVWLGGLEVGKVTGIFFSQDPQDPRLEVQLRVAARYQDRVKKDSTAQLTSMGVLGDKAVDISLGTPTAPPLEPGGEMVAITGGDLSTLLSGASKVMDNSVAISESLLKTVQSYGDPRMVADVQRGLSSLRALLEQVENGDGVLHALIYDKEAGREVRGLVTNASRAAQRVDGAVGHLEALLAEVRSGDGTAHALIYGDEGATALRELGEAAGQLAGLIEDAKKSENGAVHQLVYGDARGMFADLGSAAADLKRITATVAKGEGTVGGLITDPTVYEDLREVLGNVKRNRILRTLVRFSLDNRKDLDQMGKVKRVDPPSAPSQTPPVPTTE, via the coding sequence ATGAGCCTGTTCACCTCCACCTCGAACGAGCGGAGGCTGGCGATTCGCACCGGCCTGTTCGTGGCGATGGGCCTGGTGGTGGCGGGCGTGGTGGTGTTCTTCATCGGCCAGGAGTCGCGGCTGTTCCAGCAGCAGGTGACCTACCGGGTGTTCCTCCCCAACGTGCAGGGCTTGAGCGACAAGTCTCCGGTGTGGCTGGGGGGCCTGGAGGTGGGGAAGGTGACGGGCATCTTCTTCTCCCAGGACCCCCAGGACCCTCGGCTGGAGGTGCAGCTGCGCGTCGCCGCGCGCTATCAGGACCGCGTGAAGAAGGACTCCACCGCGCAGCTCACCAGCATGGGCGTGCTGGGGGACAAGGCGGTGGACATCTCGCTGGGCACGCCCACCGCGCCGCCCCTGGAGCCGGGCGGGGAGATGGTGGCCATCACCGGAGGAGACCTGTCCACGCTGCTCAGCGGCGCGAGCAAGGTGATGGACAACTCGGTGGCCATCAGTGAGTCGTTGCTCAAGACGGTGCAGTCGTATGGGGACCCGCGCATGGTCGCCGACGTGCAGCGGGGGCTTTCGTCGCTGCGAGCGCTGCTGGAGCAGGTGGAGAACGGGGACGGCGTGCTGCACGCGCTCATCTACGACAAGGAGGCGGGGCGCGAGGTGCGCGGGCTGGTGACGAACGCGTCGCGCGCGGCGCAGCGGGTGGATGGGGCGGTGGGGCACCTGGAGGCGCTGCTCGCGGAGGTGCGCTCGGGGGATGGCACCGCGCATGCGCTCATCTACGGCGACGAGGGGGCCACGGCGCTGCGTGAGCTGGGAGAGGCGGCGGGGCAGCTGGCGGGGCTGATTGAAGATGCGAAGAAGAGCGAGAACGGGGCGGTGCACCAGCTGGTGTACGGGGACGCGCGCGGGATGTTCGCGGACCTGGGCAGCGCGGCGGCGGACCTGAAGAGAATCACGGCGACGGTGGCGAAGGGGGAGGGCACGGTGGGAGGGCTCATCACCGACCCGACCGTGTATGAGGACTTGCGAGAGGTGCTGGGCAACGTGAAGCGCAATCGCATCCTGCGCACGTTGGTCCGCTTCTCCTTGGACAACCGCAAGGACCTGGACCAGATGGGCAAGGTCAAACGCGTGGACCCGCCGAGCGCGCCTTCGCAGACACCGCCCGTGCCGACGACGGAGTGA
- a CDS encoding PAS domain-containing sensor histidine kinase has protein sequence MATRKGRGPRGAKQGAVRRSRGDGANRAVRPTSGVSPLREQLASVSDPLALLEGLFLHSPVPYAIFDREGHCRLSNPAYRAMFGSVPPPEYSLFRDELVAKMGLDLLLHRAFEGETVQTPTIWYDVKELQHIEVTQAHRIAISCTCFPLACDAGEVQYIALAYKDVTAELMAREAEHLERRRLYQLLTKAPLAIDLLRGQDLRFEFASPLLKRLLGGRELVGRRLLDAVPDIAPDLVTLCLNVMKTGERVVAREYALTIDYAGKGHVETRYWNLSHEPLFDEQGRVDGIVTFAFEVTEQVLARHAVEHQQRWLEAVLDLMPMPVVMAEPNTGVITFSNDAADRLYGGPMPTNVSASEYGEIFHVTDMQGRRLGPELLPSARAARGERLDGMEVMWHTKAGQFVLSICSEVLPAMHGHPEVTLLPFLDITRLKSVEQRLQDAIRVRDEFLSVASHELKTPLTVLGLRLQSFARAALADPDSDWAQRHARDVEGMLRQVMRLADLVNGLLDVSRIGTGRLNLEYEQVDLRALVQEVAARFQPEAERAECDVEVSGTDVIVGAWDRMRLEQVVTNLVSNALKYGAGHPVRVHVEVEEGRARLRVRDEGIGISAEAQARIFHKFERAVSERNYGGLGLGLYVTRTLVEAMEGVIHVDSALGAGATFTVELPLCPSGPVAVAIKAIKELAS, from the coding sequence GTGGCGACACGCAAGGGCCGGGGCCCTCGGGGTGCGAAGCAGGGCGCGGTAAGACGAAGCCGGGGTGACGGCGCGAATCGCGCCGTTCGTCCCACATCGGGTGTCTCCCCGCTGCGCGAACAGCTCGCATCGGTGTCGGACCCGCTGGCGTTATTGGAAGGACTCTTCCTCCACTCGCCGGTGCCGTATGCCATCTTCGACCGGGAGGGACACTGTCGGCTGAGCAACCCCGCGTACCGGGCGATGTTCGGCTCGGTGCCTCCGCCCGAGTACAGCCTCTTCCGCGACGAGCTGGTGGCGAAGATGGGGCTGGACCTGCTCCTGCACCGCGCCTTCGAGGGGGAGACGGTCCAGACGCCCACCATCTGGTACGACGTGAAGGAGCTCCAGCACATCGAGGTGACGCAGGCCCACCGCATCGCCATCTCCTGCACCTGCTTCCCGCTCGCGTGCGACGCGGGCGAGGTGCAGTACATCGCCCTGGCCTACAAGGACGTGACGGCGGAGCTGATGGCGCGAGAGGCCGAGCACCTCGAGCGGCGGCGCCTGTATCAATTGCTCACCAAGGCCCCGCTCGCCATCGACCTGCTGCGCGGTCAGGACCTGCGCTTCGAGTTCGCCAGCCCGCTGCTCAAGCGGCTGTTGGGCGGGCGCGAGCTGGTGGGGCGCAGGCTGCTGGACGCCGTCCCGGACATCGCCCCGGACCTGGTGACGCTGTGTCTGAATGTCATGAAGACGGGGGAGCGGGTGGTGGCGCGTGAGTATGCGTTGACCATCGACTACGCGGGCAAGGGCCATGTGGAGACGCGGTACTGGAATCTCTCTCATGAGCCGCTGTTCGACGAGCAGGGCCGGGTGGATGGGATTGTGACGTTTGCCTTCGAGGTCACCGAGCAGGTGCTGGCCCGCCACGCGGTGGAGCACCAGCAGCGGTGGCTGGAGGCGGTGCTGGACTTGATGCCCATGCCCGTGGTGATGGCCGAGCCCAACACCGGCGTCATCACCTTCTCCAACGACGCCGCGGACCGGCTGTACGGCGGCCCCATGCCCACCAACGTCTCCGCCTCCGAGTACGGCGAAATCTTCCATGTGACGGACATGCAGGGCCGCCGCCTGGGGCCGGAGCTGTTGCCCTCCGCGCGCGCGGCGCGAGGCGAGCGGCTGGATGGCATGGAGGTCATGTGGCACACGAAGGCGGGCCAGTTCGTGCTGAGCATCTGCTCGGAGGTGCTGCCCGCGATGCACGGGCACCCCGAGGTGACGCTCCTGCCCTTCCTGGACATCACCCGCTTGAAGTCGGTGGAGCAGCGGCTCCAGGACGCCATCCGCGTGCGCGATGAGTTCCTGTCCGTGGCGAGCCACGAGCTGAAGACGCCGCTGACGGTGCTGGGCCTGCGGCTGCAATCCTTCGCGCGCGCGGCGCTGGCGGACCCGGACTCCGACTGGGCCCAGCGCCATGCGCGCGACGTGGAGGGCATGCTGCGCCAGGTGATGCGGCTGGCGGACCTGGTGAATGGCCTGCTGGACGTGTCGCGCATCGGCACGGGGCGGCTGAATCTGGAGTACGAGCAGGTGGACCTGCGCGCGCTGGTGCAGGAGGTCGCCGCCCGCTTCCAGCCGGAGGCGGAGCGCGCGGAGTGCGACGTGGAGGTCTCCGGCACCGACGTCATCGTCGGCGCGTGGGACCGGATGCGGCTGGAGCAGGTGGTGACGAACCTGGTGTCCAACGCGCTCAAGTACGGCGCGGGCCATCCCGTGCGGGTGCACGTCGAGGTGGAGGAGGGGCGGGCGCGCCTGCGCGTGCGCGACGAGGGCATCGGCATCAGCGCGGAGGCCCAGGCGCGCATCTTCCACAAGTTCGAGCGGGCCGTGTCGGAGCGGAACTACGGTGGCCTGGGCCTGGGGCTGTACGTCACCCGCACGCTGGTGGAGGCCATGGAGGGCGTCATCCACGTGGACAGCGCGCTGGGGGCGGGGGCCACCTTCACGGTGGAATTGCCGCTCTGTCCGTCCGGGCCGGTGGCCGTGGCCATCAAGGCCATCAAGGAGCTGGCGTCCTGA
- a CDS encoding MlaE family ABC transporter permease has translation MSPSVEAGATVLPPSERHRLVERVKERLESLGAMAVMTGQVLSRAVRPPYNVSAFVFHVESLGVRSMPIALLTATFAGLVISLQFGYFLARFGVQYTVGRVVVLTLFRELAPVLTALTVGARLGSGMAAELGSMTVTEQVDAIRALGADPLRKLVVPRVLACLLVMPVLTVFADVVGLVAGALVVKAQYAISLNLFFRGALDSVLMQDFVSGVFKGAVFGLIIGLVGCFKGMTVEGGTEGVGRATTQTVAITSVAVCLADFFITKVTLYL, from the coding sequence ATGAGCCCTTCGGTCGAAGCGGGCGCCACCGTCCTGCCGCCCTCGGAGCGCCACCGGCTGGTGGAGCGGGTGAAGGAGCGGCTGGAGTCGCTCGGGGCGATGGCGGTGATGACGGGGCAGGTGCTCAGCCGCGCGGTGAGGCCGCCCTACAACGTCAGCGCGTTCGTCTTTCATGTCGAGTCCTTGGGCGTGCGCTCCATGCCCATCGCGCTCTTGACGGCCACCTTCGCGGGGTTGGTCATCTCGCTCCAGTTCGGCTACTTCCTGGCGCGCTTCGGCGTGCAGTACACGGTGGGCCGGGTGGTGGTGCTCACCTTGTTCCGGGAGCTGGCGCCCGTGCTGACGGCGCTGACGGTGGGCGCGCGGCTGGGCAGCGGCATGGCGGCGGAGCTGGGCTCCATGACGGTGACGGAGCAGGTGGACGCCATCCGCGCGCTGGGGGCGGACCCGCTGCGCAAGCTGGTGGTGCCTCGGGTGCTGGCGTGCCTGTTGGTGATGCCGGTGCTCACGGTGTTCGCGGACGTGGTGGGGCTGGTGGCCGGCGCGCTGGTGGTGAAGGCGCAGTACGCCATCTCGTTGAACCTCTTCTTCCGCGGCGCGCTGGACTCGGTGCTGATGCAGGACTTCGTGTCCGGCGTTTTCAAGGGCGCGGTGTTCGGGCTCATCATCGGCCTGGTGGGCTGCTTCAAGGGCATGACGGTGGAGGGCGGGACGGAGGGCGTGGGCCGCGCGACGACGCAGACGGTGGCGATCACGTCCGTGGCGGTGTGTCTGGCGGACTTCTTCATCACGAAGGTGACGCTGTACCTGTGA
- a CDS encoding M20/M25/M40 family metallo-hydrolase translates to MKHSTPGRSSRLGVVVFMYPLAGHLGSNRAPMTALALREDRFLDVLRRLIALTPRLQNNPSAGMVPQERLAAQVVLDTLAPHIASGFIHAESLASPGNESRPSLVLTVKGTGEGAVGFVGAHFDVVPADRQSEGWEHDPFTLWEGPDGLLYGRGVTDCLGHVAVATDLLAQLAETGTRPRRTLKVVLIANEESSDLPGLGLGYVAEQGRLKDLSGQPVYWLDSANFGPTLGTGGISQWELKVTGVGGHSGMPQNCVNALELAMATSLELARWFHAHYPPSEDEKRWGFLATSSLKATVVEAANTKETKIPADVTLRGDIRLTPFHDLAEVRRATEAFVRELDARLERGDVPAGFPRTRTADGKRGTLSFHFQGSGTEGIACRLDSPGLHALKDAMKAVRGVDAQPFSLTGSLPLVRDLQRQGCDVQITGFGEMKYYHAPNEQAHLGDFRQGFSILRELLERL, encoded by the coding sequence ATGAAGCACTCGACGCCGGGGCGCTCCTCACGCCTCGGCGTCGTCGTTTTTATGTATCCCCTCGCGGGACACCTGGGCTCCAATCGCGCGCCCATGACCGCGCTCGCCTTGCGTGAAGACCGATTCCTGGACGTCCTCCGGCGCCTCATCGCCCTGACGCCCCGATTGCAGAACAACCCGTCCGCGGGGATGGTGCCCCAGGAGCGGCTCGCCGCCCAGGTGGTGCTGGACACGCTGGCGCCGCACATCGCCAGCGGCTTCATCCATGCGGAGTCCCTCGCCTCGCCCGGCAACGAGTCCCGCCCCAGCCTGGTGCTCACCGTGAAGGGCACGGGGGAAGGCGCGGTGGGCTTCGTCGGCGCGCACTTCGACGTGGTCCCCGCGGACCGACAGTCCGAAGGCTGGGAGCACGACCCCTTCACGCTGTGGGAAGGCCCGGACGGGCTGCTCTACGGCCGCGGTGTCACCGACTGCCTGGGCCATGTCGCGGTGGCGACGGACCTGCTCGCGCAATTGGCGGAGACGGGCACGCGCCCGCGCCGCACGCTGAAGGTGGTGCTCATCGCCAACGAGGAGTCCTCCGACCTGCCGGGCCTGGGCCTGGGCTACGTCGCGGAGCAGGGGCGGCTCAAGGACCTCTCCGGGCAGCCGGTGTACTGGCTGGACAGCGCCAACTTCGGCCCCACGCTGGGCACCGGGGGCATCAGCCAGTGGGAGCTGAAGGTCACCGGCGTGGGCGGGCACTCGGGCATGCCGCAGAACTGCGTCAACGCGCTGGAGCTGGCCATGGCCACGTCGCTGGAGCTGGCGCGCTGGTTCCATGCGCACTACCCGCCCTCCGAGGACGAGAAGCGCTGGGGCTTCCTCGCCACCTCCAGCCTCAAGGCCACCGTCGTCGAGGCCGCGAACACGAAGGAGACGAAGATTCCCGCGGACGTCACCCTGCGCGGCGACATCCGCCTGACGCCCTTCCACGACCTGGCCGAGGTGCGGCGCGCCACGGAGGCCTTCGTGCGGGAGCTGGACGCGAGGCTGGAGCGCGGCGACGTGCCCGCGGGGTTTCCGCGCACGCGCACCGCCGACGGCAAGCGCGGCACGCTGTCGTTCCACTTCCAGGGCTCCGGCACGGAGGGCATCGCCTGCCGCCTGGACTCGCCCGGACTCCACGCGCTGAAGGACGCGATGAAGGCGGTGCGAGGCGTGGACGCGCAGCCCTTCTCGCTCACCGGCTCGCTGCCGCTGGTGAGGGACCTGCAACGTCAGGGCTGCGACGTTCAAATCACCGGCTTCGGCGAGATGAAGTACTACCACGCGCCCAACGAGCAGGCCCATCTGGGGGATTTCCGTCAGGGGTTCTCCATCCTGCGCGAGCTGCTCGAGAGGCTGTGA
- a CDS encoding zinc metalloprotease — protein MSSVVRRSGRFAVVVGALVALSGCSNNAPESQGDKPPAGEEQPTQQVLEARGCRVNPTHEEMADMELRYSQERVVSAYARPNGSVTIPVYFHVINKGTGVANGDLTTAMITNQMNVLNAAYANTPFKFTLTATTRTTNSGWFTGIGNTTTERAVKTALRKGGKNALNIYSAAPSGGLLGWATFPSSYASNPIMDGVVILHSSVPGGSSAPYNLGDTGTHEVGHWLGLYHTFQGGCANPGDSVSDTPAEASAAFGCPTGRNTCSAAGVDPITNFMDYTDDSCMNSFTAGQVARMDSQALTYR, from the coding sequence ATGTCCAGTGTCGTGCGTCGCAGCGGTCGTTTCGCCGTGGTCGTCGGTGCCCTGGTTGCCCTGTCCGGCTGTTCCAACAACGCCCCGGAGTCGCAGGGAGACAAGCCGCCCGCGGGCGAGGAGCAGCCCACGCAGCAGGTGCTGGAGGCTCGCGGCTGTCGCGTGAATCCGACGCACGAGGAGATGGCGGACATGGAGCTCCGCTACTCGCAGGAGCGCGTGGTGTCCGCGTACGCGCGCCCCAACGGCTCGGTGACCATCCCCGTCTACTTCCATGTCATCAACAAGGGCACGGGCGTGGCGAACGGCGACCTGACCACCGCCATGATCACCAACCAGATGAACGTGCTGAACGCGGCCTACGCGAACACGCCGTTCAAGTTCACGCTGACGGCGACGACGCGCACGACGAACTCGGGCTGGTTCACGGGCATCGGCAACACGACCACCGAGCGCGCCGTGAAGACGGCCCTGCGCAAGGGCGGCAAGAACGCGCTGAACATCTACTCCGCGGCCCCGAGCGGCGGCCTGCTGGGCTGGGCGACGTTCCCCTCCAGCTACGCCAGCAACCCCATCATGGACGGCGTCGTGATTCTGCACTCCAGCGTGCCGGGCGGCAGCTCCGCGCCGTACAACCTGGGCGACACGGGCACGCACGAGGTCGGCCACTGGCTGGGCCTGTACCACACGTTCCAGGGCGGCTGCGCCAACCCGGGTGACTCCGTCAGCGACACCCCCGCCGAGGCCTCCGCCGCCTTCGGCTGCCCCACCGGCCGCAACACCTGCTCCGCCGCCGGCGTGGACCCCATCACCAACTTCATGGACTACACGGACGACTCCTGCATGAACTCGTTCACCGCGGGCCAGGTGGCGCGCATGGACTCGCAGGCGCTGACCTACCGCTGA
- a CDS encoding ABC transporter ATP-binding protein, whose translation MPFLRRREAPTFEFQRPTPGEQLIHFEHLKKSFGTKRVYDDLELEVRAGETLVVLGGSGTGKSVLLKCLIGLQRPDAGRIVFQGKDVTGFSEEQFIPVRRHVAMVFQGAALFDSLCVGENVAYPLREHFPEMSPDEVRERVAEKLALVNLPGTEQLMPSDLSGGMKKRVGLARAIATNPEVILWDEPTTGLDPVTTQSINAMINSMKTKLGSTSIVVTHDLVSAFAVGDRMAMLAERRIVQVGTREEFRRSTVPEVRAFLDARRVELEPGAMS comes from the coding sequence ATGCCCTTCCTCCGCCGCAGAGAAGCGCCGACGTTCGAGTTCCAGCGGCCCACGCCGGGTGAGCAGCTCATCCACTTCGAGCACCTGAAGAAGAGCTTCGGCACCAAGCGTGTGTATGACGACCTGGAGCTGGAGGTGCGCGCGGGGGAGACGCTGGTGGTGCTGGGCGGCTCCGGGACGGGGAAGAGCGTGCTGCTCAAGTGCCTCATCGGCTTGCAGCGGCCGGACGCCGGACGCATCGTCTTCCAGGGGAAGGACGTGACGGGCTTCTCGGAGGAGCAGTTCATCCCGGTGCGCCGCCACGTGGCGATGGTGTTCCAAGGCGCGGCGCTGTTCGACTCGCTGTGCGTGGGGGAGAACGTGGCCTATCCGCTGCGCGAGCACTTCCCGGAGATGTCGCCGGACGAGGTGCGTGAGCGCGTGGCGGAGAAGCTGGCGCTGGTGAACCTGCCGGGCACCGAGCAGCTCATGCCCTCCGACTTGTCGGGCGGCATGAAGAAGCGGGTGGGGCTGGCGCGCGCCATCGCCACCAACCCGGAGGTCATCCTCTGGGACGAGCCCACCACGGGGTTGGACCCCGTCACGACGCAGTCCATCAACGCGATGATCAACTCGATGAAGACGAAGCTGGGAAGCACCTCCATCGTCGTGACGCATGACCTGGTGAGCGCGTTCGCGGTGGGGGACCGGATGGCGATGCTGGCCGAGCGGAGAATCGTCCAGGTGGGGACGCGCGAGGAGTTCCGTCGCTCCACGGTGCCGGAGGTGCGGGCGTTCCTGGATGCGCGCCGCGTGGAGCTGGAGCCGGGAGCCATGTCATGA
- the recF gene encoding DNA replication/repair protein RecF (All proteins in this family for which functions are known are DNA-binding proteins that assist the filamentation of RecA onto DNA for the initiation of recombination or recombinational repair.) has protein sequence MRLLALHVQDFRNLAQVSLAPSAHATIAVGQNGQGKTNLLEALYFLATLKPLRAGRLSELVRWGTDGARVSGRFLLKGAEREIAVEVGGGTRQAFVDGKKAPSLEEYFGGVSVVAFTPDDLEVVKGGPDSRRGFLDRAVFNRFPAYLRESREYARALKNRNRLLREGGAVDPAYLGAYDETLAKAGARIYSRRRALMSELAPRAQATFASIGRTVDPATYGYHPAHLGGDFAGADEAALALALREALSERLRRDSDRGFTSVGPHADDVSVTLGGRSARAYASQGQQRALVLGWKIAEIENLQTCMGFLPLLMLDDVSSELDPERNAYLMDYLSRSGAQVFLSTTDGSLVRGAAAEDTLWLSVATGQVSLTEPRTPDAG, from the coding sequence GTGCGCCTCCTCGCACTCCACGTCCAAGACTTCCGCAATCTCGCGCAGGTGTCGCTCGCGCCCAGTGCCCATGCCACCATCGCCGTGGGGCAGAACGGGCAGGGCAAGACGAACCTGCTGGAGGCACTCTACTTCCTCGCCACGCTCAAGCCGCTGAGGGCCGGGCGGCTGTCGGAGCTGGTGCGCTGGGGCACCGACGGCGCCCGCGTCAGCGGCCGCTTCCTCCTCAAGGGCGCCGAGCGCGAAATCGCCGTGGAGGTGGGCGGCGGCACGCGACAGGCCTTCGTGGATGGCAAGAAGGCGCCCAGCCTGGAGGAGTACTTCGGCGGCGTGTCCGTGGTGGCCTTCACGCCGGATGACCTGGAGGTGGTGAAGGGCGGCCCGGACTCCCGGCGCGGCTTCCTGGACCGGGCGGTGTTCAACCGCTTCCCCGCCTACCTCCGGGAGAGCCGGGAGTACGCGCGCGCGCTGAAGAACCGCAACCGCCTGCTGCGCGAGGGCGGCGCGGTGGACCCGGCCTACCTGGGGGCCTACGACGAGACGCTCGCGAAGGCGGGCGCGCGCATCTACTCGCGCAGGCGCGCGCTGATGTCGGAGCTGGCGCCGCGCGCCCAGGCGACCTTCGCCTCCATCGGCCGCACGGTGGACCCGGCCACGTATGGCTATCACCCCGCGCACCTGGGCGGAGACTTCGCCGGCGCCGACGAGGCCGCGCTCGCCCTGGCCCTGCGTGAGGCGCTGAGCGAGCGCCTGCGCCGCGACTCGGACCGGGGCTTCACCTCCGTGGGACCTCACGCGGACGACGTGTCGGTGACGCTGGGGGGGCGCAGCGCGCGGGCCTACGCGAGCCAGGGACAGCAGCGCGCGCTGGTGCTCGGCTGGAAGATTGCTGAAATCGAGAACCTCCAGACGTGCATGGGGTTCCTGCCGCTGCTCATGCTGGATGACGTGTCGAGCGAGCTGGACCCGGAGCGCAACGCCTACCTGATGGACTACCTGTCGCGGAGCGGCGCGCAGGTCTTCCTCTCCACCACGGACGGCTCGCTGGTGCGCGGCGCGGCGGCGGAGGACACGCTGTGGCTCTCCGTGGCGACGGGGCAGGTGTCGCTGACGGAGCCGCGGACCCCCGACGCGGGCTGA